A portion of the Jaculus jaculus isolate mJacJac1 chromosome 5, mJacJac1.mat.Y.cur, whole genome shotgun sequence genome contains these proteins:
- the Ehd3 gene encoding EH domain-containing protein 3 produces MLLHGNGYYQERERYLLEQDFPGMRIGPEPTTDSFIAVMQGDVEGIIPGNALVVDPKKPFRKLNAFGNAFLNRFVCAQLPNAVLESISVIDTPGILSGEKQRISRGYDFAAVLEWFAERVDRIILLFDAHKLDISDEFSEVIKALKNHEDKIRVVLNKADQIETQQLMRVYGALMWSLGKIVNTPEVIRVYIGSFWSHPLLIPDNRKLFEAEEQDLFRDIQSLPRNAALRKLNDLIKRARLAKVHAYIISSLKKEMPSVFGKDNKKKELVNNLAEIYGRIEREHQISPGDFPNLKRMQDQLQTQDFSKFQPLKSKLLEVVDDMLAHDIAQLMVLVRQEETQRPVQMVKGGAFEGTLQGPFGHGYGEGAGEGIDDAEWVVARDKPMYDEIFYTLSPVDGKITGANAKKEMVRSKLPNSVLGKIWKLADIDKDGMLDDEEFALANHLIKVKLEGHELPSELPAHLLPPSKRKAAE; encoded by the exons ATGCTGTTGCATGGCAATGGCTATTACCAGGAGCGTGAGAG GTACCTGCTGGAACAGGATTTCCCGGGCATGAGGATCGGGCCCGAGCCGACCACTGACTCCTTCATTGCTGTGATGCAAGGGGATGTGGAGGGAATCATCCCTGGGAACGCGCTGGTGGTGGATCCAAAGAAACCCTTCAGGAAACTCAACGCTTTCGGCAATGCCTTCTTGAACAG GTTCGTGTGTGCCCAGCTGCCCAACGCCGTGCTGGAGAGCATCAGTGTGATCGACACGCCAGGCATCCTCTCCGGGGAGAAGCAGAGGATCAGCCGAG GGTATGACTTTGCGGCTGTCCTCGAGTGGTTTGCTGAGCGTGTGGACCGCATCATCCTGCTCTTCGATGCCCACAAGCTGGACATTTCCGACGAGTTCTCAGAGGTCATCAAGGCCCTCAAGAACCACGAGGACAAGATCCGAGTGGTGTTGAACAAGGCCGACCAGATCGAGACCCAGCAGCTGATGCGGGTGTACGGGGCGCTCATGTGGTCCCTGGGGAAGATCGTGAACACGCCAGAGGTGATCCGGGTCTACATTGGCTCCTTCTGGTCCCACCCCCTCCTCATCCCCGACAATCGGAAGCTCTTCGAAGCTGAAGAGCAGGACCTGTTCAGGGACATCCAGAGTCTACCCCGCAACGCCGCCCTGCGCAAGCTCAACGACCTCATCAAGAGGGCTCGGCTGGCCAAG GTCCACGCCTACATCATCAGCTCTCTGAAGAAGGAGATGCCATCAGTGTTCGGGAAGGACAACAAGAAGAAGGAGCTAGTGAACAACCTGGCAGAGATTTATGGCCGGATTGAGCGGGAACACCAGATCTCTCCTGGGGACTTCCCCAACTTGAAAAGAATGCAG gACCAGCTGCAGACCCAGGACTTCAGCAAATTCCAGCCCCTGAAGAGCAAGCTGCTGGAGGTGGTAGATGACATGCTGGCACACGACATCGCCCAGCTCATGGTGCTGGTGCGCCAGGAGGAGACGCAGCGACCCGTCCAGATGGTGAAGGGCGGAGCCTTCGAGGGCACCCTGCAAGGCCCCTTCGGGCATGGGTACGGGGAGGGGGCCGGGGAGGGAATAGATGATGCCGAGTGGGTAGTGGCCCGGGACAAGCCCATGTACGATGAGATCTTCTACACCCTGTCCCCGGTGGATGGCAAGATCACAGGCGCTAATGCCAAGAAGGAGATGGTGCGCTCCAAGCTGCCCAACAGTGTGCTGGGCAAGATCTGGAAGCTGGCCGACATTGACAAGGATGGCATGCTGGATGATGAGGAGTTCGCCCTAGCCAACCACCTCATCAAGGTCAAGCTGGAGGGGCATGAACTGCCCAGCGAGCTGCCCGCCCATCTTCTGCCTCCATCTAAGAGGAAAGCTGCTGAGTGA